From Candidatus Afararchaeum irisae, one genomic window encodes:
- a CDS encoding DNA double-strand break repair nuclease NurA gives MEIEAFRLIEEAFERVDAGLPVDADSNPERAREAVSSLADEGGYVSPVDDSDLAPRKVSFSSLGAWDDDPWDDATYGVDSSTTQPMEYNNGLIANAAYAKIAATGDADPEIERKGTVEITYYYKGDAEIPSTLDESSEIDVNITRLPESEIYETRRLEKTVSAVAQKNSESTHVLGNIDSIDSILFIDGPIYPTQVLRSLDFSENRAFSVADVLRKIAERYVRVVEHQYERGLPVVGIVKTSNSSTLIRSLEDKTDDEVLWNKDNQLIGEALRDESSIDYIPYTPWFVEEKVVFDSGEAEVLSPVEDSLDYDIERYRRSFFYYRLPSLGTVMRADAPYMVVDTDEKRRKVRAKVLKEAAKKRDVPRAVMRADKNSKITRENRDKIKRAISAGYYTDYNDDVRYETLDEDEGGLL, from the coding sequence ATGGAGATCGAAGCATTCCGTCTGATAGAGGAGGCGTTCGAGAGGGTCGACGCTGGACTCCCCGTAGACGCCGACTCGAACCCAGAGAGGGCGAGGGAGGCGGTCTCGTCACTCGCCGACGAGGGCGGCTACGTGTCACCCGTCGACGACTCCGATCTCGCACCCAGAAAGGTCAGCTTCTCGTCTCTGGGTGCGTGGGACGACGACCCGTGGGACGACGCTACCTACGGTGTCGACTCGTCGACGACACAGCCGATGGAGTACAACAACGGCTTGATCGCGAACGCGGCTTACGCCAAGATCGCGGCGACGGGCGACGCCGACCCCGAGATAGAGAGAAAAGGGACTGTCGAGATCACCTACTACTACAAGGGAGACGCCGAGATACCCTCAACTCTCGACGAGAGCTCCGAGATAGACGTCAATATCACACGTCTCCCCGAGTCGGAGATATACGAGACTCGACGCCTCGAAAAGACGGTATCGGCGGTCGCACAGAAGAACTCCGAGAGTACCCACGTCCTCGGAAACATCGACTCGATAGACAGCATACTCTTCATAGACGGACCTATCTACCCTACTCAGGTTCTGAGGTCGCTCGACTTCAGCGAGAACCGCGCCTTCTCCGTCGCAGACGTCCTGAGGAAGATAGCCGAGAGGTACGTCCGTGTGGTCGAACACCAGTACGAGAGGGGTCTTCCCGTCGTGGGGATAGTCAAGACTTCGAACTCAAGCACCCTAATACGGTCTCTCGAAGACAAGACAGACGACGAGGTACTCTGGAACAAGGACAACCAGCTTATCGGAGAGGCTCTGAGAGACGAGTCGTCGATAGATTACATACCCTACACACCGTGGTTCGTCGAGGAGAAGGTCGTCTTCGACTCGGGCGAGGCGGAGGTGCTCAGCCCTGTCGAGGACTCGCTCGACTACGACATCGAGAGGTACAGGAGATCTTTCTTCTACTACCGTCTCCCGAGCCTCGGGACGGTGATGAGAGCCGACGCACCCTACATGGTAGTCGACACAGACGAGAAGAGACGTAAGGTGCGCGCGAAGGTTCTCAAGGAGGCGGCGAAGAAGAGGGACGTCCCACGCGCGGTGATGAGGGCGGACAAGAACTCGAAGATCACACGTGAGAACAGGGACAAGATAAAGAGAGCAATCTCAGCGGGCTACTACACCGACTACAACGACGACGTTAGGTACGAGACACTCGACGAGGACGAGGGAGGGCTTCTGTGA